Proteins found in one Gemmatimonadaceae bacterium genomic segment:
- a CDS encoding xanthine dehydrogenase family protein subunit M — protein MLPTFSYVKPTTLGQALRELSAPGARVHAGGTDLLGCLRDRVYSATKLVSLNGLDELRGVSELSNGGLRIGALTTLAEIAAHPLIQKRYHALSAAAGAAASPQLRNQGTIGGNLCQRPRCWYFRGDFPCARKGGDTCFAKEGENQLHAILGGDVCVMVHPSDTAPALMALDASVRLVSPRGSRTLALDAFFVPATKDYTRETVVEADELVTDILLPAPAAGTVSTYRKLRARGAWDFALTGAAVVLSLKGKKVAQARVVLSGVAPIPWRAPAVEKELIGHELSDGLIERAAQKAGVGAVPLSGNAYKVSLARGAVMEALSEVRAAG, from the coding sequence ATGCTCCCGACTTTCTCATATGTGAAGCCGACGACGCTCGGCCAGGCGCTGCGCGAACTCTCCGCGCCGGGCGCGCGCGTGCACGCGGGCGGCACCGACCTGCTCGGCTGCCTGCGCGACCGCGTCTATTCGGCAACGAAGCTCGTCAGCCTGAACGGGCTTGATGAACTGCGCGGCGTCAGCGAGCTGTCGAATGGCGGTCTGCGCATCGGGGCGCTGACGACGCTCGCCGAGATCGCCGCGCATCCGCTGATCCAGAAGCGGTATCACGCGCTGTCCGCCGCGGCGGGGGCCGCGGCCAGTCCACAGCTGCGCAACCAGGGGACGATCGGCGGCAATCTCTGCCAGCGGCCGCGCTGCTGGTACTTCCGCGGCGATTTCCCGTGCGCGCGCAAGGGCGGCGACACCTGCTTCGCCAAGGAAGGCGAGAACCAGCTGCACGCCATCCTCGGCGGCGACGTGTGCGTGATGGTGCATCCGTCGGACACGGCGCCGGCGCTGATGGCGCTCGACGCCAGCGTGCGCCTCGTCAGCCCTCGCGGGTCACGCACGCTGGCGCTCGACGCGTTCTTCGTGCCCGCGACCAAGGACTACACGCGCGAGACCGTGGTGGAGGCGGACGAACTCGTCACCGACATCCTGCTGCCGGCTCCGGCGGCGGGGACGGTCAGCACCTATCGCAAGCTGCGCGCGCGCGGGGCGTGGGACTTCGCGCTCACCGGAGCGGCGGTCGTGCTTTCGCTCAAGGGGAAGAAGGTCGCACAGGCCCGCGTGGTGCTGTCCGGCGTGGCGCCGATCCCGTGGCGGGCGCCGGCCGTGGAGAAGGAGCTCATCGGGCACGAACTGTCCGACGGTTTGATCGAGCGGGCGGCGCAGAAAGCCGGCGTTGGCGCGGTGCCGCTGTCGGGCAACGCGTACAAGGTGTCCCTGGCCCGCGGCGCGGTGATGGAAGCGCTGAGCGAGGTGCGCGCCGCCGGTTGA
- a CDS encoding peptidylprolyl isomerase, protein MRRLLPCLAFLAVLAACHRPVPLTAPTPAGLDAIGPDSFTVRFTTTRGAFDLKVHRDWSPRGADRIHWLVNHRYYDGVRFFRVVPNFVVQFGMNGDPAVQRAWKDRRFADDTVKRGNVRGTLSFATGGPNTRTTQLFINLKNNQRLDPLGFSVVAQVVAGMGVVDSLYQGYGDGPPRGKGPSQDAIAKEGEAYLAREFPKLDKVLTARVIRRWR, encoded by the coding sequence ATGCGACGCCTGCTTCCCTGTCTCGCATTCCTTGCCGTACTCGCCGCCTGCCACCGCCCCGTTCCGCTCACCGCGCCGACACCGGCGGGACTCGACGCCATCGGCCCGGACAGCTTCACCGTCCGCTTCACCACGACGCGCGGCGCCTTTGACCTGAAGGTGCATCGCGACTGGTCGCCGCGCGGCGCCGATCGCATCCACTGGCTGGTGAACCATCGGTACTACGACGGCGTGCGGTTCTTCCGCGTCGTCCCGAATTTCGTCGTGCAGTTCGGGATGAACGGCGACCCGGCGGTGCAGCGCGCGTGGAAGGACCGCCGTTTTGCCGACGACACGGTGAAGCGCGGCAATGTGCGCGGCACGCTGTCCTTCGCCACCGGCGGCCCCAACACGCGCACCACGCAGCTCTTCATCAACCTCAAGAACAACCAGCGCCTCGACCCGCTGGGGTTCAGCGTCGTGGCGCAGGTGGTGGCCGGGATGGGAGTGGTCGACTCGCTGTACCAGGGCTACGGCGACGGTCCGCCGCGCGGGAAGGGCCCGAGCCAGGACGCGATTGCCAAGGAAGGCGAGGCGTACCTGGCGCGCGAGTTTCCCAAGCTCGACAAGGTGCTCACGGCACGGGTCATCCGGCGGTGGCGGTAG
- a CDS encoding response regulator encodes MVLLLLLVSVVLFVLADIGVREVTKSLSEKAKRREREEALAVSLKLDVSREAKTLKRAEVSDPVARILCVDDENVILDSFRKILVLDGYAVDTVQTGQEALGLVQTHHYDFVFTDLKMPAMDGVDVVKAVKHMRPDIDVIVITGFATVETAVDCMKFGATDYVQKPFTEDELLAFVKKTLIRRQDRIAKLLKPSVHVSHLPEADRVRRSEFSIPGGAFIAPGHTWATMAQDGSVKVGMDDFAKKLLGPVDSIEFPPIGMTVKAGQPLFVVRQKKRRVQFGSPVSGRVTKVNAMLGEDLEALEMTPYAKNWICVIDADKLDVEIPQLKIGKAAVAMFEEDIDKFRSQMKGLLGDAATGTEADDAIYRGELSQLTDDQSERVAKEFFAR; translated from the coding sequence ATGGTACTCCTACTCCTGCTCGTTTCTGTCGTGCTGTTCGTGCTCGCCGATATCGGCGTGCGCGAGGTCACGAAGTCCCTGAGCGAGAAAGCCAAGCGGCGCGAGCGCGAGGAGGCGCTGGCAGTGAGCCTCAAGCTCGATGTGTCGCGCGAGGCCAAGACGCTCAAGCGGGCCGAGGTGTCCGACCCCGTCGCCCGCATCCTTTGCGTGGACGATGAGAACGTCATCCTGGATTCCTTCCGCAAGATCCTGGTCCTCGACGGCTACGCCGTGGACACGGTGCAGACGGGCCAGGAGGCGCTCGGACTGGTGCAGACGCACCACTATGATTTCGTCTTCACCGACCTCAAGATGCCCGCCATGGACGGCGTGGACGTCGTGAAGGCGGTCAAGCACATGCGCCCCGACATCGACGTGATCGTCATCACCGGCTTCGCGACAGTGGAGACGGCGGTGGATTGCATGAAGTTCGGCGCCACCGACTACGTGCAGAAGCCGTTCACCGAGGATGAACTGCTCGCCTTCGTGAAGAAGACGCTCATCCGCCGGCAGGACCGCATCGCCAAGCTGCTCAAGCCGTCGGTGCACGTGTCGCACCTCCCCGAGGCCGATCGCGTGCGGCGCAGCGAGTTCTCCATCCCGGGCGGCGCGTTCATCGCCCCGGGGCACACCTGGGCCACGATGGCGCAGGACGGCTCGGTGAAGGTCGGCATGGACGACTTCGCCAAGAAGCTGCTCGGCCCGGTGGATTCCATCGAGTTCCCGCCCATCGGGATGACGGTCAAGGCCGGCCAGCCGCTGTTCGTGGTGCGGCAGAAGAAGCGCCGTGTGCAGTTCGGGTCGCCGGTGAGCGGGCGCGTGACCAAGGTCAACGCGATGCTCGGCGAGGACCTCGAGGCGCTCGAGATGACGCCGTACGCCAAGAACTGGATCTGCGTCATCGACGCCGACAAGCTGGACGTCGAGATCCCGCAGCTGAAGATCGGCAAGGCGGCCGTGGCGATGTTCGAGGAGGACATCGACAAGTTCCGCAGCCAGATGAAGGGGCTGCTCGGTGATGCCGCGACGGGCACCGAGGCCGACGACGCGATCTACCGCGGCGAGCTGAGCCAGCTCACCGACGACCAGTCGGAGCGGGTCGCGAAGGAGTTCTTCGCGAGGTAG
- a CDS encoding response regulator, which translates to MKPSRDILVVDDEDVITHAVHRVCTADGLTVEVARDAAEGMGHVLRAGFRLIISDVMMADVDGFAFLTDLRRRRINTPVILTTGMSTMQNAVRALGAGAIDFIPKPFTSDELLASVRRGLVYARLRAEAEASAHDERPDSIAWVPPPPSYFRLGYHSWLMQERDGTAKVGVTDLFLRTVDSIQAVTLAAEGDELVQGSSCATVTAADGLEHSVLGPVTGRVVEVNAAMAATPAGLERDPYFDGWLYRVLPSELQYDLHHLTACSSDRM; encoded by the coding sequence ATGAAGCCCAGTCGTGACATTCTCGTCGTGGACGACGAAGACGTGATCACCCACGCGGTGCATCGGGTCTGCACGGCGGACGGTTTGACGGTGGAAGTCGCCCGCGACGCCGCCGAGGGGATGGGGCACGTGCTCCGCGCCGGGTTCCGCCTGATCATCAGCGACGTGATGATGGCCGATGTGGACGGCTTCGCCTTTCTCACCGACCTGCGCCGCCGCCGCATCAACACGCCCGTCATCCTGACGACCGGGATGTCGACGATGCAGAACGCGGTGCGCGCGTTGGGGGCCGGAGCCATCGACTTCATCCCGAAGCCGTTCACGTCGGACGAACTGCTCGCCTCGGTGCGCCGCGGGCTGGTCTATGCGCGGCTGCGGGCGGAAGCCGAGGCGTCGGCGCACGACGAGCGCCCCGATTCGATCGCCTGGGTGCCGCCGCCGCCCTCGTACTTCCGCCTGGGTTACCACTCCTGGCTGATGCAGGAGCGCGATGGCACGGCGAAGGTGGGCGTCACGGACCTCTTCCTGCGGACCGTGGACAGCATCCAGGCGGTGACGCTCGCCGCCGAAGGCGATGAGCTGGTGCAGGGCAGCAGTTGCGCGACCGTCACGGCCGCCGACGGGCTGGAGCACAGCGTGCTCGGCCCGGTGACCGGACGGGTGGTGGAAGTAAACGCGGCGATGGCAGCGACGCCTGCCGGACTGGAGCGCGATCCGTACTTTGACGGATGGCTTTACCGGGTGCTCCCCTCCGAGTTGCAGTACGACCTGCATCATCTGACCGCGTGCAGTTCCGATCGGATGTGA
- a CDS encoding ATP-binding protein: MKFFRTLGSKLTVAVGLIALVTIAAFAFFNSRSDNRAMLAEVERHANQLSEAVKSSTEFDMLLNQQERIHETVRRIGQDPSIQRIRIINKSGTVIYSSDSAEMGKSLDKNAEACTLCHKADQPLEKVDISERTRVYRVHPDSGRTLGIINPIYNTRTCSSAACHYHPRSQKVLGVLDVTLPLAEIDKAIHRGQMEVLILAVGAFFALSLIIGLLVRRWVTVPVRRLAEATRHVAGGDLNYVIPEERDDELGMLARSFNNMTQRLSEARLQLVQSDKLASLGRLAAGVAHEINNPLTGVLTYSSFLQKRTKDQPEVQEDLKVIVRETIRCREIVKSLLDFARQSVPKKGQAAINDVIARAAAVVENQLQLNRVKLVQELGADVPAVTVDANQMQQVFINLFVNASDAIGPDAGGGTITVATSRLKLSPVGITQIKKAQCPKRHSLINAEVRIDNKPSIRVRVRFEGNEGFIYRDPMYGMARHQFGIAPEPGMHVEVMCPECAASLNVHGSPCPECGSATFQFEVPGKGFVEGCTNRNCTWQRWADLEKGGDRDFIEIQVRDTGSGIPRDEIPRIFEPFYSTKGQKGNGLGLAVIWGIIDNHNGSISVDSEVGIGTTFTIRIPVEP, from the coding sequence ATGAAGTTCTTCCGCACGCTCGGCTCGAAGCTCACGGTCGCCGTGGGGCTCATCGCCCTCGTGACGATCGCGGCCTTCGCCTTCTTCAACAGCCGGTCCGACAACCGGGCCATGCTGGCGGAAGTCGAGCGGCATGCGAACCAGCTGAGCGAGGCGGTCAAGTCGAGCACCGAGTTCGACATGCTCCTCAACCAGCAGGAGCGCATCCACGAGACGGTGCGGCGCATCGGGCAGGACCCGAGCATCCAGCGGATCCGCATCATCAACAAGTCCGGCACGGTCATCTACTCGTCGGACAGCGCGGAGATGGGCAAGTCGCTCGACAAGAACGCCGAGGCGTGCACCCTGTGCCACAAGGCCGACCAGCCGCTCGAGAAGGTGGACATCTCGGAGCGGACGCGCGTCTACCGCGTGCACCCCGATTCCGGGCGCACGCTTGGCATCATCAACCCCATCTACAACACGCGCACCTGCTCCTCCGCGGCCTGCCACTATCACCCGCGGTCGCAGAAGGTGCTGGGCGTCCTCGACGTGACGCTGCCCCTGGCCGAGATCGACAAGGCCATCCACCGCGGCCAGATGGAAGTCCTCATCCTGGCGGTGGGCGCGTTCTTCGCCCTCAGCCTGATCATCGGCCTGCTGGTGCGGCGCTGGGTGACGGTGCCGGTGCGGCGCCTCGCCGAAGCCACGCGCCACGTCGCCGGCGGCGACCTCAACTACGTGATCCCCGAGGAACGGGATGACGAGCTGGGCATGCTCGCCCGCTCCTTCAACAACATGACGCAGCGCCTCTCGGAGGCGCGGCTGCAGCTGGTCCAGTCCGACAAGCTCGCCTCGCTGGGCCGGCTCGCGGCTGGCGTGGCGCACGAGATCAACAACCCGCTGACGGGCGTCCTCACCTACAGTTCGTTCCTGCAGAAGCGCACCAAGGACCAGCCCGAGGTGCAGGAAGACCTCAAGGTCATCGTGCGCGAGACGATCCGCTGCCGCGAGATCGTGAAGAGCCTGCTCGACTTCGCGCGGCAGTCGGTGCCCAAGAAGGGGCAGGCCGCCATCAATGACGTCATCGCGCGCGCGGCCGCGGTGGTGGAGAACCAGCTGCAGCTCAATCGGGTGAAGCTGGTGCAGGAGCTCGGCGCCGACGTCCCCGCGGTCACGGTGGACGCGAACCAGATGCAGCAGGTCTTCATCAACCTGTTCGTCAACGCGTCCGACGCGATCGGCCCCGACGCCGGCGGCGGCACCATCACCGTGGCGACGTCGCGGCTCAAGCTCTCGCCCGTCGGCATCACGCAGATCAAGAAGGCGCAGTGCCCCAAGCGGCACAGCCTGATCAACGCCGAAGTGCGCATCGACAACAAGCCGTCCATTCGCGTGCGGGTGCGCTTCGAGGGGAATGAGGGGTTCATCTACCGCGACCCGATGTACGGGATGGCGCGGCACCAGTTCGGCATCGCGCCGGAGCCCGGGATGCACGTCGAGGTGATGTGCCCCGAGTGCGCCGCCTCGCTCAACGTGCACGGGTCGCCGTGCCCGGAGTGCGGCTCCGCCACTTTCCAGTTCGAGGTGCCGGGCAAGGGCTTCGTGGAAGGGTGCACCAACCGCAACTGCACCTGGCAGCGGTGGGCCGATCTCGAGAAGGGCGGCGACCGGGACTTCATCGAGATCCAGGTGCGCGACACGGGCTCCGGCATCCCGCGCGACGAGATCCCGCGCATCTTCGAGCCCTTCTATTCCACGAAGGGACAGAAGGGCAACGGCCTCGGCCTCGCCGTCATCTGGGGCATCATCGACAACCACAACGGGTCGATCTCGGTCGACAGCGAAGTGGGGATCGGCACGACGTTCACCATCCGCATACCGGTAGAGCCATGA
- a CDS encoding cytochrome c3 family protein, whose protein sequence is MTRITSVGLLLLVASATAATQGRPASRGTGVAMDCKACHTSPTPTKNTPALSACPRLKITGYHAVDEAPGTFTLSTSSKTYGPVQFPHREHAHMAETGKGCAGCHHYDQARPIQKCKNCHAVSRKREELGKPDLKAALHRQCIECHREWNPTGTCSTCHAKAGVVVATKTKVTTPDRIIYETHAKQGQSVTFFHKDHTDRFGLACADCHQQESCGACHDRKRAALGQAAITRQTAAGLTEEQAHERCANCHTTDACATCHKGMASRALAFDHGRRTGFTLNRFHARLDCKQCHKTAGTYARLGTDCESCHKGWQAKFNHAHAGLVLDEQHQEIECASCHEDKTFRAKPVCASCHDDKAWPAQKPGKPVAREAAKK, encoded by the coding sequence ATGACCCGCATCACCTCCGTCGGACTGCTCCTCCTCGTCGCCAGCGCGACGGCGGCCACGCAGGGACGCCCGGCGTCGCGCGGCACCGGCGTCGCCATGGATTGCAAGGCGTGCCACACCTCGCCAACGCCCACCAAGAACACGCCCGCCCTCTCCGCCTGTCCGCGTCTCAAGATCACCGGCTATCACGCCGTCGACGAGGCGCCGGGGACCTTCACCCTCAGCACCTCGAGCAAGACGTACGGGCCGGTGCAGTTCCCGCACCGCGAGCACGCGCACATGGCCGAGACGGGGAAGGGGTGCGCGGGCTGCCATCACTACGACCAGGCCCGCCCCATCCAGAAGTGCAAGAACTGCCATGCCGTGTCGCGCAAGCGCGAGGAACTGGGCAAGCCCGACCTCAAGGCCGCGCTGCACCGCCAGTGCATCGAATGCCACCGCGAGTGGAACCCGACCGGCACGTGCAGCACCTGCCACGCCAAGGCGGGAGTCGTGGTGGCAACCAAGACCAAGGTCACCACGCCCGATCGCATCATCTACGAGACGCACGCCAAGCAGGGGCAGTCGGTCACGTTCTTCCACAAGGACCACACCGACCGCTTCGGGCTGGCCTGCGCCGACTGCCACCAGCAGGAGTCGTGCGGCGCTTGCCACGATCGCAAGCGCGCCGCGCTGGGCCAGGCCGCGATCACCCGGCAGACCGCGGCCGGGCTGACCGAGGAGCAGGCCCACGAGCGCTGCGCCAACTGCCACACCACCGACGCCTGCGCCACCTGTCACAAGGGCATGGCGTCGCGCGCGCTCGCCTTCGACCACGGGCGCCGCACCGGCTTCACCCTCAACCGGTTCCACGCGCGGCTCGACTGCAAGCAGTGCCACAAGACCGCCGGAACCTACGCGAGGCTCGGCACCGACTGCGAGAGCTGCCACAAGGGGTGGCAGGCGAAGTTCAACCACGCGCACGCCGGCCTCGTGCTCGATGAGCAGCACCAGGAGATCGAGTGCGCGAGCTGCCATGAGGACAAGACGTTCCGCGCCAAACCTGTGTGCGCCAGCTGTCACGACGACAAGGCCTGGCCGGCGCAGAAGCCGGGCAAGCCCGTCGCCCGTGAGGCGGCGAAGAAATAG
- the hybB gene encoding Ni/Fe-hydrogenase cytochrome b subunit, with translation MTHFHRPQAIDRKFLTPGVIVLLLLAANGLFWLGGRFLFGIGAVTNLNNQYPWGIWIGIDVAAGVALAAGGFTTAALGHVMHREQYHAVVRPALLTAMLGYTMVAIGVSIDIGRYYYIWHPLIMWNGSSALFEVGMCVMIYMTVLYIEFLPIVTERFIGRVDLPGALARVNEPVDRLLRLLDRTLSKTMFVFIIMGVVLSTLHQSSLGTLMVIAGAKMHPLWQTPILPLLFLLSAISVGFPMVIFESLIAARSFGLKPEMHILGRMGRMVATLLGIYLAAKLGDLFIRETFVYLRTFSVESVMYVIEMLFGIVVPLRMFMSPAVQKSPLLLFVAATLVVGGVLLNRINNFIIAYTPPYATHPYYPSFGEISVTVGFISILVLLYRVIVLNFPVISLPDRRMMPASKYSVRG, from the coding sequence GTGACCCACTTCCACCGTCCGCAGGCCATCGACCGGAAGTTCCTCACGCCCGGCGTCATCGTCCTGCTCCTGCTCGCCGCCAACGGGCTCTTCTGGCTCGGCGGCCGCTTCCTGTTCGGCATCGGGGCGGTCACCAACCTGAACAACCAGTATCCGTGGGGGATCTGGATCGGCATCGACGTCGCCGCGGGCGTCGCCCTCGCCGCGGGCGGCTTCACCACGGCCGCGCTCGGGCACGTGATGCACCGCGAGCAGTATCACGCGGTCGTGCGTCCTGCGCTCCTCACCGCGATGCTCGGCTACACGATGGTGGCGATCGGCGTCAGCATCGACATCGGCCGCTACTACTACATCTGGCACCCGCTCATCATGTGGAACGGGAGCTCGGCGCTCTTCGAAGTCGGCATGTGCGTCATGATCTACATGACCGTGCTGTACATCGAGTTCCTCCCCATCGTGACGGAGCGGTTCATCGGGCGGGTCGACCTCCCGGGGGCGCTCGCCCGGGTCAACGAGCCGGTGGACCGGCTGCTGCGCCTGCTCGACCGCACGCTCTCCAAGACGATGTTCGTCTTCATCATCATGGGCGTCGTCCTCTCGACGCTGCACCAGTCGTCGCTCGGCACGCTGATGGTGATCGCGGGCGCCAAGATGCACCCGCTCTGGCAGACTCCCATCCTGCCGCTCCTCTTCCTGCTCTCGGCCATCTCCGTCGGCTTCCCGATGGTGATCTTCGAGTCGCTCATCGCGGCGCGGTCCTTCGGGCTCAAGCCCGAGATGCACATCCTCGGCCGCATGGGCCGGATGGTCGCGACGCTCCTCGGCATCTACCTCGCCGCGAAGCTCGGCGACCTGTTCATTCGCGAGACGTTCGTCTACCTCAGGACGTTCAGCGTCGAGAGCGTGATGTACGTGATCGAGATGTTGTTCGGGATCGTCGTGCCGCTCCGCATGTTCATGTCACCGGCGGTGCAAAAATCGCCGCTGCTCCTGTTCGTCGCCGCGACGCTCGTCGTGGGCGGGGTGCTGCTGAATCGCATCAACAACTTCATCATCGCGTACACGCCGCCCTACGCGACGCATCCCTACTACCCCTCGTTCGGGGAGATCTCGGTCACGGTGGGGTTCATCTCGATCCTGGTGCTGCTCTATCGCGTGATCGTGCTCAACTTCCCGGTCATCAGCCTGCCCGATCGCCGGATGATGCCCGCCTCGAAATACTCCGTCCGGGGATAA